Proteins co-encoded in one Kribbella solani genomic window:
- a CDS encoding succinylglutamate desuccinylase/aspartoacylase domain-containing protein yields the protein MALLGGVHGDEDEGVLAVWRVLRELEGVGFRGVVRAVAPANPAAWAARCRRTPEDDADLARSFPGEREGAPTETLADGITAAVIEGADLLIDLHSAGVRYSMPLFCGVGPDERGLRAARAFGAPTIWLHDTWPPGRSLTAAKERGIPAIYAECGGGGGVRSADLDAYVTGVLAVLSDLDMLPPRGEPVVPRWVRGSGDLDAGVTSTRAGLFSTTAAAGDLVPAGGEVGRLYGYDGRLLEVIRAARAGVLMFLRRQARVMPGDVLFVSAGECEGP from the coding sequence GTGGCGTTGCTGGGGGGTGTGCACGGGGACGAGGACGAGGGGGTGCTCGCGGTTTGGCGGGTGCTTCGGGAGTTGGAGGGGGTGGGGTTTCGGGGGGTGGTACGGGCGGTCGCGCCGGCCAACCCGGCTGCCTGGGCGGCGCGTTGCCGGCGTACGCCGGAGGATGACGCGGATCTGGCTCGGTCCTTTCCGGGGGAGCGGGAAGGTGCGCCGACCGAGACGCTGGCCGACGGGATCACGGCGGCGGTGATCGAGGGGGCGGATCTGCTGATCGATCTGCACTCGGCGGGGGTGCGGTACAGCATGCCGCTGTTCTGTGGGGTGGGGCCGGACGAGCGCGGGCTGCGGGCCGCGCGGGCGTTCGGGGCGCCGACGATCTGGCTGCATGACACCTGGCCGCCGGGACGCAGTCTGACGGCCGCGAAGGAGCGCGGGATTCCGGCCATCTACGCCGAGTGCGGCGGCGGTGGCGGCGTCCGGAGCGCGGACCTCGACGCGTACGTGACTGGTGTCCTCGCCGTGCTGTCCGACCTGGACATGCTGCCGCCACGGGGTGAGCCGGTGGTGCCGCGGTGGGTTCGGGGATCGGGGGATCTGGATGCGGGGGTCACCTCGACCCGGGCCGGGTTGTTCTCGACCACCGCGGCCGCGGGTGATCTCGTCCCGGCCGGCGGCGAAGTGGGTCGCCTGTACGGGTACGACGGCCGGCTTCTCGAGGTGATCCGGGCCGCCCGCGCCGGCGTACTGATGTTCCTCCGGAGGCAGGCGCGGGTGATGCCCGGAGATGTCCTGTTCGTGTCCGCCGGCGAGTGTGAGGGACCATGA
- a CDS encoding SDR family oxidoreductase translates to MAQRTALVTGGSTGIGGAITDRLLADGMNVYVVQRTEDEVVAAEHQLRLASRLARLRIGAHDLSDAKQCARAVEACVAEFGALDVLVNNAGVTGPAAVDALGKFTDERIDQVIDVNLKAPLRLVREALPQLTGRGGVVVNIGSIAGRQAQADAAAYVASKAGLDGLTRALAYDLARLGVRVVCVAPGDVETETSRAAEYLADRAVAWGKVTPLRRPIVPTDVAATVAWVVSGEAGAVTGSTIYVDGGLTAY, encoded by the coding sequence GTGGCGCAGCGTACGGCTCTTGTAACCGGTGGCTCGACCGGAATCGGCGGCGCGATCACCGATCGGTTGCTGGCCGACGGGATGAACGTGTACGTCGTCCAGCGCACCGAGGACGAAGTGGTCGCGGCCGAGCATCAGCTGCGACTGGCGTCACGGCTCGCGCGCCTTCGGATCGGCGCGCACGACCTGAGCGACGCGAAACAGTGCGCGCGGGCGGTCGAGGCGTGCGTCGCGGAGTTCGGCGCGTTGGATGTCCTGGTCAACAATGCCGGCGTGACCGGCCCTGCCGCCGTCGATGCCCTGGGCAAGTTCACCGACGAGCGGATCGACCAGGTCATCGATGTCAATCTCAAGGCGCCGCTGCGGCTGGTCCGCGAGGCACTGCCACAGTTGACGGGCCGCGGTGGCGTGGTCGTCAACATCGGTTCGATCGCGGGGCGCCAGGCGCAAGCCGACGCCGCGGCGTACGTGGCGAGCAAGGCGGGACTGGACGGCCTGACGCGAGCCCTGGCGTACGACCTGGCGCGCCTCGGCGTACGCGTTGTGTGCGTGGCCCCGGGCGACGTCGAGACGGAGACAAGCCGCGCGGCCGAATACCTGGCCGACCGGGCCGTGGCGTGGGGCAAGGTGACCCCCCTGCGGCGCCCGATCGTGCCGACCGATGTCGCGGCCACGGTCGCCTGGGTGGTGTCCGGCGAGGCCGGCGCCGTCACGGGCTCGACGATCTACGTCGACGGCGGCTTGACGGCCTACTGA
- a CDS encoding dTDP-4-dehydrorhamnose 3,5-epimerase family protein, which translates to MRDDPAVEPMLISGAWKFMPRRFDDQRGTFLVPFQQDLMRATVGHEIEVGQVNCAISAAGVIRGIHFTGTPPGQAKYVTCLAGEVLDVVVDLRVGSPTFGRWDSAVLQGVGRSAVYLSEGLGHAVMSLTEKSVIAYLCSTQYAPEREHAITPLDPRLGIDWPAKGPAGTILRICLSDRDAAAPTLTTAYEQGILPAFV; encoded by the coding sequence ATGCGGGACGATCCGGCCGTCGAGCCGATGCTGATCAGCGGTGCCTGGAAGTTCATGCCACGGCGTTTCGACGATCAGCGCGGTACATTTCTGGTGCCTTTCCAGCAGGATCTGATGCGGGCCACCGTCGGGCATGAGATCGAGGTCGGGCAGGTCAATTGCGCCATTTCCGCGGCCGGCGTGATCCGTGGCATTCATTTCACCGGCACACCGCCCGGCCAGGCCAAGTACGTCACCTGCCTGGCCGGCGAGGTGCTGGATGTCGTCGTCGATCTGCGCGTTGGTTCGCCGACGTTCGGGCGCTGGGATTCGGCTGTTCTGCAAGGCGTCGGCCGCAGTGCGGTGTACCTCTCCGAAGGGCTCGGGCACGCGGTCATGTCACTGACCGAGAAGTCGGTCATCGCCTACTTGTGCTCAACTCAGTACGCCCCGGAACGCGAGCACGCGATCACCCCACTCGACCCGCGACTGGGAATCGACTGGCCGGCGAAAGGCCCGGCCGGAACCATTCTGAGAATCTGCCTCTCGGACCGCGACGCCGCCGCTCCGACACTCACAACCGCTTATGAACAAGGAATTCTTCCGGCATTCGTTTAG
- a CDS encoding nucleotidyltransferase family protein, translating to MRVDEVLIDRQDSIRSALQAIELAGSSRAFIVDAAGRLLGAVSESDIRRALLDGAGLESSSYPLMQDAGVSTKPGTGRAEVLDLMHALGVRELPAVDADGRIVQVHTERAVAGIRRRYNSAVIMAGGRGTRLAPLTDDVPKPMLPVAGRPILERLVLHLVGWGISRIFISVNYLGELIEQHFGDGSAFGCRIDYLREERTVPLGTGGSLRLLEQYGEITEPLLVMNGDLLTDFSVGGLLDAHSSEDVVATVATTQYRHQVPFGVLEQANGRLARILEKPAPSWPVNAGIYVLDPDLISKIPDDRLFPITELLDQCLKQGWPVGLWPIREQWQDIGRPLELAQARGEG from the coding sequence ATGCGTGTTGACGAGGTGCTTATCGATCGGCAGGATTCGATCCGTTCGGCGCTGCAGGCGATCGAACTGGCCGGTTCGTCGCGGGCGTTCATTGTCGACGCGGCCGGCCGGTTGCTGGGTGCGGTCAGCGAGAGCGACATCCGCCGGGCCCTGCTCGACGGCGCCGGCCTCGAGTCGTCGTCGTACCCGTTGATGCAGGACGCCGGGGTCTCGACCAAGCCGGGCACCGGCCGCGCGGAGGTACTCGATCTGATGCACGCGCTCGGGGTTCGCGAGTTGCCGGCGGTCGACGCGGACGGCCGCATCGTCCAGGTGCACACCGAACGCGCGGTCGCCGGCATCCGCCGGCGGTACAACAGCGCGGTCATCATGGCCGGCGGCCGTGGCACCAGGCTCGCGCCGCTGACCGACGACGTGCCGAAGCCGATGCTGCCGGTGGCCGGCCGGCCGATCCTCGAGCGGCTGGTACTGCACCTCGTCGGCTGGGGAATCAGCCGAATCTTCATCTCGGTCAACTATCTCGGTGAGCTGATCGAGCAGCACTTCGGTGACGGTTCGGCGTTCGGTTGCCGGATCGACTACCTCCGGGAGGAACGAACGGTCCCGCTCGGCACCGGTGGTTCGCTTCGGCTGCTGGAACAGTACGGCGAGATCACCGAGCCGCTGCTGGTGATGAACGGGGACCTGCTGACGGACTTCTCCGTCGGGGGACTGCTGGACGCACATTCGAGTGAAGACGTCGTTGCCACGGTCGCGACGACGCAGTACCGGCATCAGGTGCCGTTCGGCGTACTGGAGCAGGCGAACGGCCGGCTGGCCCGCATCCTGGAGAAGCCTGCCCCGTCGTGGCCGGTGAACGCGGGCATCTACGTGCTCGATCCGGACCTGATCTCGAAGATCCCGGATGACCGGCTGTTCCCCATCACCGAGTTGCTGGATCAGTGCCTCAAGCAGGGCTGGCCGGTCGGCCTCTGGCCGATACGGGAGCAGTGGCAGGACATCGGCCGGCCACTCGAACTTGCCCAGGCGCGGGGCGAGGGCTAG
- a CDS encoding pyridoxal-phosphate dependent enzyme has protein sequence MTSCVLNRFTGDLPETSETVCLGEGNTPVVDLPVLARRLGVRSVAAKLETANPTGSYKDRVAALSMSLARSRGYRGWVATSSGNAGMAMAAYGARAGIPGFLCLAGSVPPEKSLPLLAFGAGALQVVRVDGAGRPEVDGAMFDQVREAAARHKLYLGVTLHAFNPDGMRGIDTIAYELAEQLPDATHVYAPVGGGGLLVALARGMADRGLAPRLIACQPTGCAPVVRYLDGQLPAVTVEGSTTGISALQLPRPPDGEAAVEAVAGSQGWGTAIDDEDILAAQRWLASAEGVFVEPAAAATVAAALADADRGRLRADARPLLILTGAGWKDLGRFAPDASRLPTVEVGRVSQHVDDWIDAVGARVAD, from the coding sequence ATGACGTCTTGTGTGCTGAACCGATTCACGGGCGACCTGCCGGAGACGAGTGAAACCGTCTGTCTGGGCGAGGGAAATACGCCGGTCGTCGACCTGCCGGTGCTGGCGCGCCGGCTCGGCGTACGGTCGGTGGCCGCCAAGCTGGAGACGGCGAATCCGACTGGCTCGTACAAGGATCGGGTGGCGGCGTTGTCGATGTCGCTCGCGCGGAGCCGGGGGTATCGCGGCTGGGTCGCGACGTCGTCGGGCAACGCGGGGATGGCGATGGCGGCGTACGGCGCGCGGGCCGGGATTCCTGGGTTCCTGTGCTTGGCCGGATCGGTGCCGCCGGAGAAGTCGTTGCCGCTGCTGGCCTTCGGCGCCGGCGCGCTGCAGGTCGTACGCGTCGACGGGGCCGGGCGGCCGGAGGTCGATGGTGCGATGTTCGATCAGGTACGGGAGGCGGCGGCCAGGCACAAGCTCTACCTGGGCGTCACGCTGCACGCGTTCAATCCGGACGGCATGCGCGGCATCGACACGATCGCGTACGAGCTAGCGGAGCAACTGCCCGATGCAACCCATGTGTACGCGCCGGTGGGTGGCGGCGGATTGCTGGTAGCGCTGGCCCGTGGGATGGCCGATCGTGGTTTGGCGCCGCGGCTGATCGCATGTCAGCCGACGGGATGCGCGCCCGTCGTCAGGTACTTGGATGGGCAGCTCCCGGCGGTGACGGTCGAAGGCAGTACGACCGGTATCTCCGCCTTGCAGTTGCCGCGCCCGCCCGATGGCGAGGCGGCGGTCGAGGCGGTGGCCGGTTCGCAGGGCTGGGGGACCGCGATCGACGACGAGGACATTCTGGCCGCGCAGCGCTGGCTGGCGTCGGCGGAGGGCGTGTTCGTTGAGCCGGCGGCGGCCGCGACGGTCGCGGCGGCGCTCGCCGACGCGGACCGCGGCCGGCTGCGAGCGGACGCCCGCCCGCTGCTGATCCTCACCGGCGCCGGCTGGAAGGACCTCGGCCGCTTCGCCCCGGACGCGTCCCGCCTGCCGACCGTCGAAGTCGGCCGGGTCTCCCAGCACGTCGATGACTGGATCGACGCGGTGGGAGCTCGTGTCGCTGATTGA